ataagccacaacAAGCAGCTCCTCGGGTAGGAAGATCAGAAGCAACAACAAATAGATTAGTAAGAGCAAAGCCCTAAATGATCATACATTTCTGTGCTCAAATTCACCTCTCATTTCACAATATTCACTTGTTTCCTCTGCACTTGCAGTACCGGCAAGGCAACAACTCCATTGCCGAACTCAGGAAGCCGCGCCACCATGACACGCTGGCCGTTGCCCACTCGCACGCTATCGTGCCGttccaaggaggaggaggaggcatcaaGCCGAAGCCGGCGGTCAAAGTCGACGTCGACGTGCAGATGGCGCTGGCCCTCGCGCTCAGCAACAGCGGCAAACTTCAGAACATCCAGCTCGTGGCCCGCAATGGAGAAAACTACCTGCTGCCTCCCAATGCGCACGTCGGCAAGGTGGCCATTGGAGTACAGAAGCTGAATGACATACTCATGGCGTACTCTTCAGGTGCCGGCTCGAGGGACTTCGGCAGGAGGGGCTCGGTGGAGATGGGGAAGCAGCTGCTCAGAGGTGCCATGGACCTGGAGGAGTCCTTGAGCATGCTTATGATGTTACAAGAAGCCTCGGACTACATGGAGACCTCAGGGAACGGCAAGGTGCTGCTGCTGGAAGGCACGAAGAGTCGGAGGAGCTCGGCATGCTCCTCGAGTTCCGCAAGGCTGGTGGAGATCGTTGATGAAGATTCAGAGGCCGATCAAGGCAACGATGCAAAGAGCTCATCAGATGCCTCTATGCAGATTGTTCCTCACAGAAAGCCTGAGAGTTCCAGTCCAAACCACAGCTCAACCTTGCAGCTTACTACTGTGACAAACAGTTCCAAGAGCCATGCTTCTAGAGGTGAAAAGGAAGATTCAAAGGTGAGGATGCCCAGTCTGATTGCCAAGCTGATGGGGCTGGATAATCTTCCATCTGCGAAGGCGGCTGCGGAGCGCAAGGGGACAGAGAAGTTTGTAAAACCTGAAGCAGTGCCAAGAAAGGTAGCGGCGACAAATGTGATGGTTGGCACATTACCGATACGGATTGTAGCTTCAGAAAGGGTGCCATCCAAAGGGCAAATCAAGAATTTGCTGGCAAGAGAGTGGAATATTAGCCTGACAAAGTCTGAAGAATCTGAAAGTGCTACCGTACAGTCAAACAGAAATTCACATTTTACAGCTGACAGGCAAACAAGGCAAACCATGAGTCAGGTGTTAAATAAACAGGAAAGTACAGAGAGAAGAGTTAGTCAAAGCCAAGTAGTTGATGAGAAAATCATccataagaacatgaagctgacCAAAGAAAGCAAGCTGCAAAATCCCGTCAGCGTTGGATGCCGCAATGATGCAGGAAAAAGGATGggctttcttcaaaggtttagGAAAAATGCAAACAACAAATCAGTCGTGGAAGAGAGAGATGTTATTCAAGAAAATAATAGAACACTTGGAAAGAAGCAAACCGCAAGCATGAAACTGTTGCTGGGCAGAGACAGTGAGGCGAAGCCAAGGAGGACGAAAGAGAAGTTCAACAAGGAAAACCTTGGCTCTACTGAAGTCAAGGCTGAAGGAAAGAATGGCAAGACAAATCAAAAGAGAAAGCAAGCACAAATTAAGCAAACAAATAAACGCATCATGGCGAAAAAGGTGCAGAATTATCGGCAAACGCAGAGTGAAACGGCCAGTCAGAACCCAGAAGACAAGAGGTCGCTGAAATCAGAAGCAATGCGTACGAAACAGAAGCTTGAATATACTGCACTGATACAACAGAATAATGGCAGGCATGAAAAAGTAGATGGCATTTGGAGTAGCAAACCATCAGATGACACACCTGATGATGGTGGTATTTTCGAACAATCAACAGGAGAAATGAAAGATAACAGCACAACTAGAGGGGCTTCATCAGACCAATCTGAAAGGCAAACAACTGAAGAAATCGACGATCCAACCTCTGCTGTTTCACTGACAAGTGAAGACTCAAACGTCTTAGATCAGGGTGCAATTGCTGAGACAAATGTAAGTTCAACGAATAACGGCATTCTGCTTAAATTTTTCATGCAAATATTACATCGGTCTGATGAAGTTTGTTTTGCTGGTCCAAACATGCAGGCTGACAGAATTAATCACAAAGCCAGTGAGACTACTCAGATACCGGAAACGTTTTCTGAAGGAGaacagcagcagctgctgcaacAGCAACCACAACAAGTGAAAGAAGTGAAGGGTCAACCAAGGGATGGTACGCATACTCTTGATTCATTTCTAGGCCTCTGTTCACATAACCAGTCGTTTACTGATCTTAAATCCGTTGTAAATAGAAGGAATGCAATTTTTCAGAAGCTACCTCAAATAGATAACCCCTATGCTTCTATTGCAGGTTTGGATCATACTACAGAGTCCGGTAGTCCAACAGATTTGAGAAACCACAAGATGCAAGTTATTTCATGTGATTCATTCACAGAGAATCAACTCCTTCTCACAGAAATGTTGCTAAAGGATCACTACTTGCTTGAAACTGCAAAGGCGATTACCGGAATCCATGTTCCAGTCAGTGTTGTCGATGTCAACACAGGGAAGTGGTTAGACAAAAGCAATCAGGTTCTTTCAGACATAGGGCGAGAAGTGATCCGAAGAAAATGTAAACGAACCGAGGCGATGGTAAATGTTAGCATGACACGCACTGCTACCCCGAGATTGCAAACTCTGGATGATCTTATCAGAGAATTGGACAGCGATATTCAGTCTCTGAACATCCCCAAGAAACCTCACCAGCAGAGTTGGGATAGCACAGCTGAAAAGTTGAAAATGATACTTCTCAGGGACATTCAGAACACACATTCAGACGCCAACTCGATGTGGGATTTTGGTTGGAGCCGCATGTCGGATCTCCCAATCGAACAGAATGAAGTTATCAAGGACTTGGTGAAGAACATATTGGGTGGCATCATCACAGATGTAGCAAGGGAGCTCATTGAAGTGTCTATACACCAAGGCGTGCTGTGCCTGTGAAGCCTGACTAGTTGTGACATGATGTAACCATGGCCTAGTTTGGGGTCTGCAAGGTTTTCCAGTGGAAACAGTTCCTATAAGTTTTTGTGCATAAAGGGGTGTGTGCACGCTAGTGTTTTTTGGTGGCATTCAAATAAAAATGCGTTGTAAGAATTTACAGCTATTAGGATTTGAAAATTTTAGTCTTACTTGGGCACCAGTATTTCTGCCTTACTGACTGTAACTTCTCTCTTTTTGTGCCGAGATTACTGACTGTAATTTCGCATCCATGTGGTGCTCAGTAGGCTTCTAGTAATGGCCGCTTTTCGCCGACTGGAGGCTGCGAACGCGAACCTACTCGTCGAAGAACCAAAGGTGGGGCCGCGTCGTCGACACCCACCTCCCACCGGGCTTCCCAGACACCTCTCCGAGTCCGAGCAGCGACGTCTCTCATGCCGTGGTCATTGGAAGCACCGCCGTCCATTGGCTGTGCAGTCACCTGCACATCATCGCACTCGACGTCGGCACAGCGCGGGCCACGCTGATAGAGCTGCCGCCGAAATGCCTCGAATATGTCAGGCTCTCTTTCTCCCAGAGCCGCCGTAAGGCGCTCCAGCTGGCAGCGTCCGCGGACGGAAGGCTGGGCCTTGTCGTGGCGGGGGCCTTCGCGATAACGATGTGGACGCTGTCGGCCGCGTCGGAGGAGGAGACGGGCTCGAGCACGgcgtcggcgacggcgaggtggACCAGGCAGATGGCGATCCCGAGGCACGAGGTCGGCACGGCAGGTCCGAGCTACTTGGCCCAGTTCTTGGGGTTCGGGGAGATGAGCGGCTCTGTGATATTGCAGCTGGATGAAGCGGGCCTTGTCCAGATCAATCTGCGATCAAAAGAGGCGCTCGTCCTGAGCAGGAGTTCCAGCAAACGGACGGCGCCAGGTTCTTACGGCTGTGCTTGTACGAGGCAGATTTGCTCTCCTTGCTCCAAGCCATGAAACCGTTCTGATCATGAACTTCTATAGCCACATGCTTCGTCATCTTAAACGACCGTCTCAATTCCATTGTTGTTTGCGTAACTCTGCTATGTTTGTTCCAATTACGTACCGTACCATACTGAAACGAGATTACCCGaccaaaaaaaaacttcacGACAAAGTGTGACAAGAAAACGGAGTGTAGAATCCTGTTCCGCGTGTGACCACTGGCACCAAGTTGCGGACGACCGTAGCGCATCCAGGTAAattatttctgaatttttttaaaaaaaaatatttgagcaAAAATTTTCTTGTTAATCTTTTCTCAATATTTTTGAGAAAAGACTCTTCTCATTAAATTTTCCTCaaaaataataagtaaaatttTTCTCGTGTAAACTTTTCTTAAATCTTTTTTAAGTCAAACTTTTCTCGTACCAACAtttccaaaaatagaaaaatgcgAGAGGGAATTTTTTTTCCGAAAATGGAAAGAGCAGAAGCTGTCGGGTGATACGCGCGTGGGCTTCTTGGCACGCGCAAAATAGCGGGCTCCAAGATAGCATCTACATTTGCAACTTGCTTTGTAATTTCCTCTGCAAGGGTAACATGGGACCATAATGTAGTGGATCCACGACGAATTTGAAGCCCGAGCAAGTCGATCTATCGTTGTGAAAGACAAGGGCCCCTGAATTGAATTGGTTGAGCTTGAGCCGAGCCGGTTCGGTTCGGCCAGTTAAGCCCCACGCAGAGCTGGGCCGATGAGGAAAGCACGGTAGCCCCTCCGGTCACAGACGAAGGCCGCGTGCACGAGCGAGCGTGTGCTTACAACCGGAGCCGGAGCACGTCGGTGCGCGCCCAGCCCCAGAGCGGGACTAGGGTTAGCAATGGGTATATTTTATCCGTGTGCCTGTGAGTAAAAATTCTAACCGGTGAGGGTCTGTGATGTAATGTTTATCCGTAGATATAGATGTAAGTTTGAAGTTGAACCTATAAGTACAGAGAAACGTGTATGAAATAGATTTACCCGTACCCGCTTCGCCATTACCCACTCCACCCAACGGGTTTGAAGTTGAATAATATTCATTTGTGTTGCACTAAGCACTGTTAAATTATGAAACAATATGTTATATATGTGAACTGTGGCATCCTGaatttagcatattaattaaatagcaaaattcaatgtaaatttaaaattttatagtaaattaaaccaaataaaatcaaggaaatatgtatatgaacATATATACTAGTATTAATTGGTCAATTATTTCAAAATGCGCTAAATTTATTTTAAGGTAATCTCTGCCTTAAGTTGATTCATACACaattggtttatggtttttatgcttctttgagtggagatttgaattgaatgtctctcaattcaaatatttttttagattctTTTCAACTCAGATCCAAATcgaaattattatttttttattcaaatcatATTCCCAAATCAAGGAGCTTTACCTCtatctcataattcaaatatttccatttaaattgatcctaatcgaagtcaaattcaaattgaaattCAAATATCTCTTTTCAATTTAATCCCacatccattttttttctttttttttccttctccccgGGCCGAATCTCTCTTTTCCCTCTCTGTTCAGCCCACCAGTCAGCCCGTTTTTTCCCTCCCTCCCCTCACTTTTCTCCCGCGATCGGCCCACCAGCGCACTGAGCCGGCCCAGTCGTTCAGCCACGCGTGCGCCAGTGCTCGCCCACGCCCCACCCTTGTTGCGCCGTCCACGTGTCGCTCGTCCACCCAGCCTGCGCCCGCGcgatctccttcctcctccagcgcaACGCCGCGCCTCGCTGGCGCTCGTCACCGCGACACCGGCGAGCCATTCGCTCTCTCCCCCATACCACCATCCTCTCtgctctttctctccctctttgctctctctccccccgCAACCCGAGGGCCTGGCACCGTGTGACTTTCGCACCCCGCCTGCGCATGGACGGCGCAGAGCGCCCACACCGTGGGAAAAATAGTGGGCGCTgctccgccacctcaccgtcgcGTTGTCGCAGACATCCGCCCGACGTCACACGCGCACCGCCCCTCTTTTCTCCCTCTCCCGCTATAAATAGCGCCGCCCCGACCTCCCTTCTTCCCCTTCCCCCCCCATTCCACCAGCTATCGTCGCCATTACACGCCACCATATCTCTCCGCCGTCGATCCTCTAACCACGTGCTACCGAGGAGCTCCAGGACCTTGCCGCCACCTCTGTGCCGTTGCCCGTTCACCAGAAGCCCGACAGGAGCCCGTCCGCACCAATAGCCAAGCAGCACCGCTGCCGCCTCTTCGACGAATCACCGGCCACCGTCCTGCTTCTCGTCGTCCTTGAGCACGGTGAGCACCCCAAGCCTCTAGCACCACCTCCTAGATAGCGCATAGACAC
The nucleotide sequence above comes from Phragmites australis chromosome 4, lpPhrAust1.1, whole genome shotgun sequence. Encoded proteins:
- the LOC133915368 gene encoding uncharacterized protein LOC133915368; the encoded protein is MAKLPDLGSDFAQKLLKDLRQRRERLGFESAAAQRGMANAAPRDAYSNAQKPLQVHKPQQAAPRVGRSEATTNRLYRQGNNSIAELRKPRHHDTLAVAHSHAIVPFQGGGGGIKPKPAVKVDVDVQMALALALSNSGKLQNIQLVARNGENYLLPPNAHVGKVAIGVQKLNDILMAYSSGAGSRDFGRRGSVEMGKQLLRGAMDLEESLSMLMMLQEASDYMETSGNGKVLLLEGTKSRRSSACSSSSARLVEIVDEDSEADQGNDAKSSSDASMQIVPHRKPESSSPNHSSTLQLTTVTNSSKSHASRGEKEDSKVRMPSLIAKLMGLDNLPSAKAAAERKGTEKFVKPEAVPRKVAATNVMVGTLPIRIVASERVPSKGQIKNLLAREWNISLTKSEESESATVQSNRNSHFTADRQTRQTMSQVLNKQESTERRVSQSQVVDEKIIHKNMKLTKESKLQNPVSVGCRNDAGKRMGFLQRFRKNANNKSVVEERDVIQENNRTLGKKQTASMKLLLGRDSEAKPRRTKEKFNKENLGSTEVKAEGKNGKTNQKRKQAQIKQTNKRIMAKKVQNYRQTQSETASQNPEDKRSLKSEAMRTKQKLEYTALIQQNNGRHEKVDGIWSSKPSDDTPDDGGIFEQSTGEMKDNSTTRGASSDQSERQTTEEIDDPTSAVSLTSEDSNVLDQGAIAETNADRINHKASETTQIPETFSEGEQQQLLQQQPQQVKEVKGQPRDGLDHTTESGSPTDLRNHKMQVISCDSFTENQLLLTEMLLKDHYLLETAKAITGIHVPVSVVDVNTGKWLDKSNQVLSDIGREVIRRKCKRTEAMVNVSMTRTATPRLQTLDDLIRELDSDIQSLNIPKKPHQQSWDSTAEKLKMILLRDIQNTHSDANSMWDFGWSRMSDLPIEQNEVIKDLVKNILGGIITDVARELIEVSIHQGVLCL